One window of the Trifolium pratense cultivar HEN17-A07 linkage group LG2, ARS_RC_1.1, whole genome shotgun sequence genome contains the following:
- the LOC123911285 gene encoding uncharacterized protein LOC123911285 produces the protein MDYELVFRRNSNQAQTYEILRRREIQATRYADESILRKLGLLESVNYLLDNLNLRHFLSQHNPVYPKLTLEFLSSLIVNPVPETRSSLGTIYFRMFNVEYEFSFNDMADLLRFPHGNGVKCEVRDDEQWKKTFSLFWRAIADQQIDSHEGNAASSIHNPALRYFRHLLANTIFGRANFSKVNSKELFYMFAVFKELRINTAPFFFSHMLSQVNSRRNGVIIFGGLITTIAKAIGLGPRLENLDHTPPRFINEDMMKSMNLVRLREDGRYDLMINNRVFSNITLPNTWLTDVRNERNLRYTNNSVPNRAPTHISPNVAAGGGASIVPPAHTTHFSNTFAGSSSSSRQSSIDDVLHEIRAQNALNQERDGLFYAMHQQQEEMMERMTFMQAQQDEILQNQHEMQGYYHRFCAPKLHLSLNSEDTVGFKFRGVFYHPYFISQLFYFLVQFPFSQIK, from the exons atggATTATGAGTTAGTTTTTAGAAGAAACTCCAATCAAGCTCAAACTTATGAAATCTTGAGAAGAAGGGAAATTCAAGCCACAAGATACGCCGACGAAtctattttaagaaaattaggATTGTTAGAAAGTGTGAATTATTTGCTTGACAATTTAAATCTTAGACACTTCTTATCTCAACATAATCCCGTCTATCCTAAATTAACTCTCGAATTCCTTAGCTCTTTAATTGTTAATCCCGTTCCCGAAACTAGGAGTTCTCTTGGCACTATTTACTTTAGAATGTTTAATGTTGAGtatgaattttcttttaatGATATGGCTGACCTTTTACGTTTCCCCCATGGCAATGGAGTTAAATGTGAGGTCCGTGATGATGAACAATGGAAAAAAACATTTAGCTTATTTTGGAGAGCTATCGCCGATCAACAAATTGATAGTCATGAAGGGAACGCGGCCTCATCTATCCATAATCCGGCGTTACGTTATTTTCGCCACCTTTTGGCAAACACTATTTTTGGCCGTGCTAATTTTAGCAAAGTCAACTCTAAAGAATTGTTTTATATGTTTGCCGTCTTTAAAGAATTAAGAATTAACACCGCCCCCTTTTTCTTTTCACATATGCTTTCACAAGTTAATTCGAGGCGAAATGGTGTTATAATTTTTGGAGGCTTAATCACGACCATAGCTAAAGCCATAGGACTAGGACCTCGATTAGAAAATTTAGACCATACTCCACCCCGTTTTATCAATGAAGATATGATGAAGAGTATGAATTTAGTGAGGCTAAGGGAAGATGGTAGATATGATTTAATGATTAACAACCGTGTTTTCTCTAATATCACCCTTCCTAACACATGGCTTACGGATGTACGTAATGAAAGGAATCTTCGCTATACTAATAATTCTGTGCCTAATAGAGCTCCCACGCACATTTCTCCAAATGTTGCCGCTGGTGGGGGCGCAAGCATTGTTCCACCTGCACACACTACacatttttctaacacttttgcaGGTAGTTCCTCCTCATCAAGACAAAGCTCCATCGATGATGTACTCCATGAGATACGCGCCCAAAATGCATTAAATCAAGAGCGCGATGGATTATTCTATGCCATGCATCAACAACAAGAGGAGATGATGGAACGAATGACATTCATGCAAGCCCAGCAAGACGAAATTCTTCAAAACCAACATGAGATGCAGGGCTATTATCATAG GTTTTGTGCTCCAAAGCTACACTTGAGTCTCAACAGTGAGGACACagttggatttaagtttaggggagtattCTACCATCCTTACTTTATTTctcagttattttattttttagtacaATTTCCCTTTTcgcaaataaaataa